The nucleotide window TGGCTTCACACGCCACCGCCAGATCATTGTCGCTCAGGGCGCTCGCCGCGAAATCGCGATCAATGGCCGATATGACCTTTTCTGCGTATTGGTTCAAAACACCAAAGGTGTTCCGGAAAACATCGCCTATCGGAAGCAACAATGCCGGCAAACGGATACAGGAAGGGAATACAAGGTGCCGATTCGCGCACTCAACATGCGCAGGGGCCGGGACGGCTTCAGTACAGACGCGACCATCGATCACCTGCCGGCAACGCGCTGGTGATCCATAAAAATGCCGGCGTGACAGCGTCACGCCGGCAGTTACCCCGGAGGAAACACCTTTAAATCAACAGGCGACCGAGGAAAGCTTGTTGCTCATGAGAAGGACAGCCTGGCCGGTGCGCGCTGACTGTTGGGCCGCAAGACCCATCTCAACAGCGCGGCGACCGTCTTCCAACGTTACTTCAGGAGCCTGTTTTTCACCCCTTACTACGGCAACGAACCCTTCGTGCTGATAGAAGGTTGAGCCGTTGTGATCTCCAGCGTCGAGAATTGTCGGATCCACTGGAATGTCTATCTGGCGCGGTCCTTTGGGCTGCCGCGGAGACACAACCAATTGAGGCACTGGCGGATCGCCAAGATCCGATGGCCAGAAACGCCCTGGACCTGGAACGAATGCTTCGATCTTTCCTTCAGATCCGATTGCAACCACTTCTTCCTGGTACCGCGAACCTTCTGCAAACATGCAAAGTTCGAGCATGGCACGTGAGCCATTTTCGAAATCAACAATCACATAGCCGTTGTCCAGGATGTCAGGCTGTTCGCCGTCATAAGTCTCGTCCTTGTGATTGGCGTCCTGGCCAGCTGAGGCCATCACACGAACAGGTTCGCTTTTCATGATCAGGCGCATCAGATCGAAAAAGTGGCAACATTTTTCAACGAAGGTGCCCCCGGAATACTTGTTGAACCTGTTCCAGGCACCAACCTTGTCGAGAAACGGAAACCGATGTTCGCGAATGGTCAACATCTTGATCCCACCGGTCGCTTCCTCAGCCTGTTCAATCAGCGCTGCAATCGGCGGCATGTAGCGGTATTCCATGGCGACCCAAACAGGCGCGGGATAGGCCGACTTGAAGGTCTCCAATTCCGCCAGATCTTTCGGGTCGGTGAAAAGCGGCTTTTCGACGAGCAATGGTAGCGGCCGCTTCTTGCGAATCTCCTCCATCTGAGGCACGTGGCAGTGGTTGGGGCTCGCGATCAGGATGCAATCAAGCTCTTCCACTTCCAAAAGCTCGGCAACGGATCCGACAAACTTTGCACCAGGTGCAAACGCTGCGGCCTCGCGGGCCATATCAGCATCCGGCTCAAACACCACGGTCACTTCCGTGTCGGCAAGCAGGGCGATATTGCGCAAATGCTCCTGGCCCATCATTCCGCAGCCAATAACCCCGTATCTTACCTTTGCAGGCATTTCCTTCTCCTAATTCCGGCGGTTTCTTGCCGTCCGCCTATTTCAACCGTTGCACGTAATGCGCCTTGTCCGTATCAAACCAAGTTCGTGAATACTCGACCGGCCTGGCTCTATCGGACCAGCTGAAACGCTCAATATATCCAGTGAGTGTTCCAGGTGTTTTTGAAAAAACGTCCGGAGCCCACTCCGGTACCTTTCCGATCGTCACCCTGTCTTCGGCGCGAACAATCCAAAATCCAAGATGCTTCTGGTAGAAGCGATAGAGAGAGTCTGAAAGCAGATCCTGTCGCACCGTGCCACAGTCACCATCAAGCCAGATTTCCTCCACAGCAATCATGACCTCATTCAGGTAGCGGAGCCTACGAATGCGCGTGCCTTCACGGCTTGTGCCAAAGGTTGGTAGCTCATCCGGCTTGTGCAGGCGGTCGACCGTGAGGATGTCGGCGCGCGGCAAACCGCCTCCGGACAAAAGCTCCAGGCGGAACATCGCATAGACGCTTTCCTGTGTGCCTCCTTGACGTACGTAATTCCCCGAGCCCTGAATTCGCTCAAGTAAGCCTTTATCCGTAAGGTCCGCCAACGCTTTTCGCAAGGTGCCGATGGATATCCCAAGCTCTTCCGCCATGTCTCGCTCTGGTGGCAACCGCTCTCCATCGATCAGCCGCCCAGCAGCGATATCCCTAATCAAAAGCTCGCTGATCTGCACATAAAGCGGCAGCGCTCCGGACGTTTGCGAGTCAGTTGGCATGACGTTTTTGTTGCCTGATTTTCAAAATTGATACACTATTGATTTACATCAAACCGAGTGATATGCAAGAAGAAATCGAAGGCAAAATGAAGCCATTCGAAAACAAACGAAAACACCCCGGTAGCCGCTCGAAGGCAAGATCCGAGGGTTGAAATGGTCAGTCCCAGGGAGGCACTTTATGACCGTAGTCCCAGTCACTTCGCCGGACCTTGATGCAGCGGAAGTTTCCTGGTTTGCCGCACTTTGCTCCGACGACTATCAGTTCCTGGGAGTGCCGGAGGGCGATCTGCGTTCTTCGTGGGAGCATTGCTCCTCAATTGTGAAGACAGCGGAAGCACAGG belongs to Roseibium porphyridii and includes:
- a CDS encoding Gfo/Idh/MocA family protein; the encoded protein is MPAKVRYGVIGCGMMGQEHLRNIALLADTEVTVVFEPDADMAREAAAFAPGAKFVGSVAELLEVEELDCILIASPNHCHVPQMEEIRKKRPLPLLVEKPLFTDPKDLAELETFKSAYPAPVWVAMEYRYMPPIAALIEQAEEATGGIKMLTIREHRFPFLDKVGAWNRFNKYSGGTFVEKCCHFFDLMRLIMKSEPVRVMASAGQDANHKDETYDGEQPDILDNGYVIVDFENGSRAMLELCMFAEGSRYQEEVVAIGSEGKIEAFVPGPGRFWPSDLGDPPVPQLVVSPRQPKGPRQIDIPVDPTILDAGDHNGSTFYQHEGFVAVVRGEKQAPEVTLEDGRRAVEMGLAAQQSARTGQAVLLMSNKLSSVAC
- a CDS encoding GntR family transcriptional regulator gives rise to the protein MPTDSQTSGALPLYVQISELLIRDIAAGRLIDGERLPPERDMAEELGISIGTLRKALADLTDKGLLERIQGSGNYVRQGGTQESVYAMFRLELLSGGGLPRADILTVDRLHKPDELPTFGTSREGTRIRRLRYLNEVMIAVEEIWLDGDCGTVRQDLLSDSLYRFYQKHLGFWIVRAEDRVTIGKVPEWAPDVFSKTPGTLTGYIERFSWSDRARPVEYSRTWFDTDKAHYVQRLK